The Alnus glutinosa chromosome 7, dhAlnGlut1.1, whole genome shotgun sequence genome includes a region encoding these proteins:
- the LOC133873039 gene encoding glutathione S-transferase U8-like, whose translation MAEEVLLFGVWASPFSSRVELALKLKGVQYKYLEEDLNNKSPSLLQYNPIHKKVPVLVHNGKPIVESQVILEYIDETWQGYPLLPKDPYERAIARFWVKFIDDKCWPALRKAFIGEEKGCEKAVEEASEVLKFLEKELKEKRFFGGESIGTVDIAANIIGGWLGACEEATGVEFFTREKFPKLSNWIDEFVSNSIIKENLPPRDKLVPFLRYRFESVNASK comes from the exons ATGGCTGAAGAAGTATTGTTGTTTGGTGTGTGGGCAAGCCCTTTTAGTAGCAGAGTGGAGTTAGCTTTGAAACTGAAAGGTGTCCAATACAAATACCTGGAAGAAGATCTTAACAACAAGAGCCCTTCGCTTCTGCAATACAATCCCATTCACAAGAAGGTTCCCGTGCTTGTACACAATGGAAAGCCTATTGTGGAGTCCCAAGTTATTCTTGAATACATCGATGAGACCTGGCAAGGCTATCCCCTTTTGCCCAAAGATCCTTATGAGAGAGCCATTGCACGTTTCTGGGTCAAGTTCATTGACGACAAG TGCTGGCCGGCTTTACGGAAAGCTTTCATTGGCGAAGAGAAGGGCTGTGAGAAGGCCGTGGAAGAAGCATCTGAGGTTCTTAAGTTTCTAGAGAAAGAACTCAAGGAAAAGAGGTTCTTTGGAGGAGAGAGTATTGGAACGGTAGACATTGCCGCTAACATCATAGGTGGCTGGCTTGGAGCTTGTGAAGAAGCTACGGGGGTAGAGTTTTTTACAAGAGAGAAATTTCCCAAGCTTAGCAACTGGATCGACGAGTTTGTGAGCAACAGTATTATCAAGGAAAATCTGCCTCCCAGAGACAAACTTGTTCCCTTTTTGCGATATCGCTTTGAGAGCGTCAATGCTTCCAAATAG
- the LOC133874097 gene encoding rop guanine nucleotide exchange factor 7-like — MDGAFNHQQEREGTQQQQQQQQHQQLKLCLPLVRLRSIGNPNPFSVLRFWVAKSFRNFYCRGCFSKGLCLRGFRYNGMVVNNSVFCASPSFLEEGKAVMEGLIEKNVGIEDRNEPCEENGVKMETFGDLIEEARRESSSSCDFLTSETTGHEEQSHSSSESSSPPSLGWPTLKAEIQDCTSTNGAEDEEKPRLGDRKLKKQGSAMSDIEMMKERFSKLLLGEDMSGCGNGVSTALAISNAITNLCATIFGQLWRLEPLPPEKKAMWRREMDWLLCVSDYIVELIPSLQTFPDGSKLEVMTCRPRSDLYVNLPALRKLDNMLLEVLDSFIDTEFWYVDQGILAPDADGSASFRRALQRQEEKWWLPVPRVPPGGLHEDSRKQLQHKRDCTNQILKAAMAINSISLADMEVPESYVEALPKNGRASLGDFIYRYISSDQFYPECLLDCLDLSSEHQAIEIANRVEASIFVFHKRTNSKPANNTTRSNSKSSWEMVKELMVDAEKRELLAERAESLLLCLKQRFPGLPQTTLDMSKIQYNKDVGKSILESYSRVLESLAFNIIARIDDLLYVDDLTKHSDQFSSLSKVCAIAHKSVPASFSVPVSSTPYKTAFTTPSFSPSQRHSPANGERSPFVTSSKIPHRGIGVKKVLTDYLSIDTNKKDCDNPIERSDRRSNTIAPASQTGIKSADCTKKAVSPPVKDLIVEE; from the exons ATGGATGGAGCTTTCAATCACCAACAAGAAAGAGAAGGaacccaacaacaacaacagcaacaacaacatCAACAGCTCAAGCTTTGTCTCCCATTGGTGAGGCTCAGAAGCATTGGTAACCCGAACCCGTTTAGCGTTTTAAGGTTTTGGGTAGCAAAGTCTTTTCGGAATTTCTATTGCAGAGGTTGTTTCTCAAAAGGGCTTTGCTTGAGAGGGTTTCGGTATAATGGGATGGTGGTGAACAACTCTGTTTTTTGTGCTTCGCCCAGTTTTCTTGAAGAAGGGAAAGCTGTAATGGAGGGTTTGATTGAAAAGAATGTGGGCATTGAAGATAGGAATGAACCGTGTGAGGAAAATGGAGTTAAGATGGAAACATTTGGGGATTTGATTGAAGAAGCGCGCCGCGAGAGCAGTTCAAGCTGTGATTTTTTGACATCTGAGACGACAGGGCATGAGGAACAGAGTCACAGCAGCTCTGAGTCATCTTCGCCACCTTCGTTGGGTTGGCCTACTCTGAAAGCTGAGATACAAGACTGCACGAGTACTAATGGTGCTGAGGATGAAGAGAAACCTCGCTTGGGTgatagaaaattaaagaaacaaggTTCGGCGATGTCAG ATATTGAGATGATGAAGGAAAGGTTTTCAAAATTGTTGCTTGGAGAAGATATGTCGGGTTGTGGAAATGGGGTTTCCACGGCATTGGCTATTTCAAATGCCATTACCAATCTTTGCG CCACTATATTTGGGCAGCTTTGGAGGTTGGAACCTTTACCTCCTGAGAAGAAAGCAATGTGGCGAAGGGAGATGGATTGGCTTCTATGTGTTAGTGATTACATTGTAGAGCTGATACCTAGTTTGCAGACATTTCCAGATGGAAGCAAACTCGAG GTCATGACCTGCCGACCCCGCTCTGATCTTTACGTGAATCTCCCAGCACTGCGTAAATTGGATAACATGCTTCTT GAAGTATTAGATAGTTTCATAGATACAGAGTTCTGGTATGTTGACCAAGGGATTCTTGCCCCAGATGCTGATGGGTCGGCCTCTTTCCGAAGAGCACTTCAGCGCCAAGAGGAGAAGTGGTGGTTGCCTGTGCCCCGAGTTCCTCCTGGTGGCCTCCATGAGGATTCAAGAAAGCAGTTGCAGCACAAGCGCGATTGTACGAACCAAATCTTAAAAGCTGCCATGGCTATCAACAGTATTTCTTTAGCTGATATGGAAGTCCCCGAATCATATGTGGAAGCTCTTCCAAAG AATGGAAGAGCCAGCTTGGGAGATTTTATTTATCGATATATTTCATCAGACCAGTTTTATCCTGAATGTTTGCTTGATTGCCTTGATTTATCTTCTGAACATCAAGCTATAGAGATTGCCAACCGAGTGGAGGCCTCAATCTTTGTGTTTCACAAAAGAACCAACTCAAAACCTGCCAATAATACAACCCGATCCAATTCAAAGTCATCATGGGAAATGGTAAAGGAGCTGATGGTTGATGCAGAAAAAAGGGAATTGCTTGCAGAAAGAGCCGAAAGCCTTCTGCTATGCCTGAAGCAGCGATTCCCTGGTCTCCCGCAGACAACCTTAGATATGAGCAAAATCCAATATAACAAG GACGTTGGGAAATCAATTCTTGAGAGCTACTCAAGAGTGTTGGAGAGCCTGGCCTTTAATATTATAGCACGTATTGACGATCTACTATACGTGGATGACTTGACCAAGCATTCAGATCAATTCTCATCACTCTCTAAAGTCTGTGCGATTGCTCACAAGAGCGTTCCAGCATCATTTTCAGTGCCTGTCTCAAGCACTCCATATAAAACAGCTTTCACCACACCAAGCTTTTCGCCGTCACAGCGACACAGCCCTGCAAATGGAGAAAGATCACCGTTCGTCACTAGCAGCAAGATTCCACACCGTGGGATAGGCGTGAAGAAGGTTCTAACAGATTACCTTAGTATTGATACGAATAAAAAGGACTGTGACAATCCTATTGAGAGGTCGGATAGAAGATCAAACACAATAGCGCCGGCATCTCAAACTGGAATAAAGTCTGCTGATTGTACAAAAAAAGCTGTAAGCCCACCAGTAAAGGACTTAATTGTGGAAGAATGA